CGCCCAATGTGGGAGCGAGCTTGCTCGCGATTGCGGTGTGTCAGCCAATACTCATGTCGACTGATACTCCCTCATCGTGAGCAAGCTCGCTCCCACAATAGATCAGCGGTGATCCGGGAGCGGGAGCTAGCGCCTCACTTCATCTCGACGATGACTTCTTCGTTCCACTTCTGCGGCAGTGCCTTGGAGGTCTTCTCCCACGCATCCGCATCCTTGATCGGGGTCACGCCCTTGTACTGCTCGTTCGGCAGCAGCTTGGCCTTGACCTCTTCCGGCAGCTTCAGGTGCTCGGCGCGGATCGGGCGGGCGTTGCCCTTGGCGAGGTTGATCTGGCCAGCGTCGCTGAAGATGTATTCGCGGGTCAGCTTGGCGGCGTTCGGGTGCTTGGCGTATTTGTTGATGATGGTGGTGTAGCCGGAGATCACCGAGCCGTCGGATGGGATCAGTACCACGTAGTCATCCGGGTTGGCCATCTTGGCCTTGTAGCTCAGGCCGTTGAAGTCCCAGACCACGCCGACCTCGACTTCACCTTTTTCCATGGTCGCGATGGTCGGGTTGGCCATGGACAGGCGCCCTTGCTTGGCGATGTCAGCGAACATCAACAGCGCTGGCTCGATGTTCTTCTCGTTGCCGCCGTTGGCCAGGGCTGCGGCCAGTACGCCGTTGGCAGCCTGGGCCGCGGTGCTCACGTCACCAATCGAGACTTTATATTTACCCGATTTCAGGTCGGCCCATTTGGTCGGCACTTCGGAACCGTGCAGCAGTTTCTTGTTGACGATGAATGCGATGGTGCCGGTGTAGGCCAGGGCCCAGTTGCCATCCTTGTCCTTGGCCCAATCCGGCACTTGTTCCCAAGTGCTCGGTTTGTAAGGCTGGACCACGCCTTGCTTGACCGCGATCGGGCCGAAAGCGGCGCCGACGTCGCCGATGTCGGCGCTGGCGTTGTCTTTTTCAGCGGCGAACTTGGCGATTTCCTGGGCCGAGCTCATGTCGGTGTCGATGTGCTTCAAACCGTAGTTCTTGGCCAGGTCTTCCCAGGTGCCTTTCCAGTTTGCCCAGTCATCGGGCATGCCGACGCTGTTCACGGCGCCTTCCGCTTTCGCAGCGGCTTCCAACGTTTTCAGATCGGTATCAGCGGCCATGGCGGCGGTGCACATGGCAATGGTCGAGCCTAACAGTGATGCCAGGAAAAGCTGTTTCATCCGAAGCTCCTATGGGCGTTTTCAACGCTGCGATTGCGGTTGTGTTGGTCTAGGTCAGCAATACCTGAGCCAATGTAGGCGGGTCCCATGACATTTTGATGTCGGTGGGACGTTCGCCAGCAATCGTCGGGCTCACGGAGGGTCGCTGTGGGATAAGCGTAGACCATGAGTAACCGCCTGATCTGCAAGGCCTTGGCCGTTTATTTGCAAGCGCATGTGTTGACCGTTCGGCGGTTGTGTCATCTATCAGTCATGCACAGTGCCTAGGCTTGCAGGCATGAGACGTGGATCGATGCAGCATCGAATCCTGCCCCGAAACAGTGCTGGTCTAGTCCAGATAGGTAACGTTGATGCGCGTTGAAACAACCAAAGCGGTGACAACCATCGGGCAGGTCCTGCAGGAGCAGCTTGACCACGGCTTGCTGGCGCCGGGCAGCAAGTTGCCGGCCGAGCGCAAGTTGAGCGAGTTGTTCGGGACCACCCGGATCACCGTGCGTGAGGCTTTGTTGCAGCTTGAAGCCCAGGGACAGATTTATCGGGAAGAGCGCAGGGGCTGGTTTGTCTCGCCACCAAGGCTGGCCTACAACCTGATGCAGCGTAGCCATTTCCACGCGATGGTCGCTGCCCAGGGCCGAGTGCCTTCGACCCAGGTGATCTCGGCCCGCCTGCAACCCGCTTCGGCGGCGGTCTGTGCCTGGCTGCAATTGCCGGCGCTGTCCAGCGTCATCCAGATCTGTCGCACCCGGCGCATCGATGAGCGATTGGTGCTGTACGTCGAGCACTACCTGAATCCGGCGTATTTCCCGGGCATCCTCGACTTTGACCTCAACCAGTCGATGACCGAGCTGTATGCCCGCCATTACGACCTGCATTATGGCCGGGTGAAATTCGAGATCGTGCCTACGTCGCTACAGCCGGAAGCGGCAGCGGCACTGAAAGTATCGGTCGGCAGCCCCGGGCTTCGGATTGCGCGGGTCAACTATGACCAGCATCAACGGCTGATCGATTGCGACCTGGAATTCTGGCGGCACGACGCGATTCACGTGGGCGTGGACGTGCCGGAGCAACCCGCCTGAGGCGTGTTCAGGAGGACTCGTTGAGTTTCGCCAGGATCCTGAACAACACCGTCGCGAGGATCAGCAACATGCCGATCCACATGGCGAACACCCCGACGTTCTTGTCGCGGAAATTGAAGCCGATGGCCAGCAGGATCATGCCGGCGATGATGGGCACCAGCATGGCGTTGAACGAGGACATGGAGATCATGGCGACAGCCTTGTCGAGGGGATAAGGTCAGTCTAGTTGGGGTTTGGCTGGGGTGGGCTGATGTATGTCACAGCCTCCCCAGAATTTGAGACGGGCACTGTTGTGGCGAGGGGATTTATCCCCGCTGGGTCGCGCAGCGGCCCTAAATTCTACGGTCGCTGCGCAACCGAGCGGGGATGAATCCCCTCGCCACAGGAGGCTGCATGAACAGGTTCAGCGGTTAGGGCAATTCGCGAGAAGCGTAGAACGCGCTCAGCACTTTCACCAGGTGCGCCAAGTCATGGCTGCCGCACAGTTCGCGGATCGAATGCATGGCGAAGGTCGGCAGGCCGATGTCCACCGTGCGCACACCCAGCTGGCTGGCGGTGATCGGGCCGATGGTCGAGCCGCAGCCCATGTCGCTGCGCACGACGAAGCTTTGCACCGGTACTTCCTCGGCCATGCACAGGTGGCGGAAGAATCCGGCAGTTTCGCTGTTGGTGGCGTAGCGTTGGTTGCTGTTGACCTTGATCACCGGCCCGGCGTTGAGCTTGGGACCGTGGTTGGCGTCGTGTTTGTCGGCGTAGTTGGGGTGAACACCGTGGGCATTGTCCGCCGAGACCAGCAAGGATTTCTGGATGGCGCGCACGAACTCTTCACCTTCGGGCAACAGGCGGCGCAGGGTCTGTTCGAGCATCGGACCGTCGGCACCGCAGGCCGAGGTCGAGCCGACTTCTTCGTGGTCGTTGCACACCAGCACGCAGGTTTCTTCGGTGTCGGCGGTCAACAGGGCCTGCAGGCCGGCGTAGCACGACAACAGGTTATCCAGGCGCGCGCCGGCGATGAAGTCGCCATGCAAACCGACGATGGCGGCACTTTGGGTGTCGTAGAAACTCAACTCGTAGTCGAGCACCACGTCGGCATTCAAGCCGTGCTCCCGGGCCAGTTGATCGGTGAGCACGGCGCGGAAGTCGACGCGCTCGTCGCCGGCGAACTGGGCGAGTATCGGTGGCAGTTCATTCTGAGCGTTGATTGCCCAACCTTGATTGGCTTCACGATTGAGGTGGATGGCCAGGTTCGGAATGGTGGCGATCGGTGCCTTGAAATCGATCAACTGGCTCTCGACCTTGCCATCACGGCGGAAGGTCACGCGGCCGGCCAGGGACAGGTCGCGGTCGAACCACGGCGCCAGCAACGCGCCGCCATAGACTTCCACGCCCAGTTGCCAGAATCCGTGGCGTTGCAGTTCCGGCTGCGGCTTGACCCGCAGGCAAGGGCTGTCGGTGTGGGCGCCGACCAGGCGGATGCCGTCGTGCAGCGGTGAGTTGCGGCCCAACTTGAAGGCGATGATCGAGGAATCGTTGCGCGTGATGTAGTAACGACCGTTGGCCTCGGTGGCCCAGGTCTCGCGCTCATCAAGCCGCTGGTAACCCGCCGCCTCCAGGCGCTGGGCGAGGCTGGCGGTGGCGTGGAACGGGGTAGGGGAGGCCTTGAGGAAGTCGATCAGGCCCTGGTTCAACTCTGCGCGCATAAGTAACTCCAGACAGCGATGGGCGGGAGTTTACCGTATTGGTGGATGATGGGGAGGGGTTAGGGGTATGTATATGGGGAACTTGGGGATGTCGAACCCGTGGCGAGGGAGCTTGCTCCCGCTGGGCTGCGTAGCAGCCCCAACAGCGGCAACGCAATCAAGCAGGCATACCGAGATGCGCCTTTAGGGCTGCTTCGCACCCCAGCGGGAGCAAGCTCCCTCGCCACAATGACGGTGGTGTTTCTTAGAACGGTGCCGGGCACTCGAAGCGCAGGCGTTCGCCGCTCTGCGGATGGGTGAAGCTGAGCATGCTGGCGTGCAGGCACAGGCGTGGCCAGGCGGCCAGGGCTTGCGGGTGGGCATAGAGCCCGTCGCCCAGCAATGGGTGACCGATGGAGAGCATGTGCACGCGCAATTGGTGCGAGCGTCCAGTAATCGGTGTCAGCTCGACTCGGCACCAGTCGCCACAGCGTTCCAGCACGCGCCAGAACGTCAAGGCGTGCTTGCCCTGTTCGTGATCCACCACGTGGCGGGGCTTTGTCGGCGGGTCATAGCGCAAGGGTAGGTCGATGCTGCCGCTGTCCAGTTCCGGTTGGCCCCAGCACAATGCGGTGTAGGCTTTTTCGGTTTCTCGATCATGAAACTGCCGTGACAGTTCGCGATGGGTGTCGGGGTCGCGGGCCAGCAGGATGATGCCGGAGGTTTCCCAGTCCAGCCGGTGCACGATTCGTGCTTCCGGGTAGCCGTTTTCCTGCAGGCGAGTGATCAGGCAGTCCTTGTTATCGTCGGCCCGGCCGGGCACGGAGAGCAGCAGGGTCGGCTTGTCGACCACCAGCACGGCAGCGTCCTGGTGAATGATGCGGATGTTGGACAGGGGCATTGAAAACAGTCTCGTTACAAACGCCAACGGCGGCTCGGCCCCCACAGCCTTATCGTGGGAGCGGGCTTGCTCGCGAAAGCGGTTTTTCAGGCACATTGATTTTGAATGTGCCACCGTCTTCGCGAGCAAGCCCGCTCCCACAAAAGCTGGGGCCGAGCCGCCGTGGCTCCAGCCGGGTCGATCAGCGATCCGGCAGGGTGATGTTGAGTTCCAGGATCGAGCAACTGCCCTGGCTTTCCAGCGCCACGTGCACGTCATCGCTACCGATGTTGACGTACTTGCGGATCACCTCGACCAGTTCCTTCTGCAGGGCAGGCAGGTAGTCGGGTGTGCTGCGTTGGCCGCGTTCGTGCGCCACGATGATCTGTAGACGCTCTTTCGCGACCGAGGCGGTACTGGGCTTTTTGTTGGCACGAAAGAAGTCAAAAAGGTTCATTACCTACCTCCAAACAGGCGCTCGAAGAAACCTTTCTTCGTGACGTCGAGGAATCGATGCTCGACGGTTTTGCCCAGCAGGCGATCGACAGCATCGCTGTATGCCTGGCCGGCGTCGCTCTGGTCGTCAAGAATGACCGGCACACCGGAGTTCGAGGCCTTGAGTACGGCTTGGGATTCTGGAATCACGCCCAGCAGGGTCACCGCGAGGATTTCCTTGACGTCTTCGACGCCAAGCATTTCACCGTCGCTGACGCGTTGCGGGTTGTAGCGGGTCAGCAGCAGGTGCTCCTTGATCGGCTCTTCGCCTTGCTCGGCACGGCGGGATTTGCTCGCCAAGAGGCCCAGCATGCGATCGGAGTCACGGACCGAGGAGACTTCCGGGTTGGTCACGACGATCGCTTCGTCAGCGAAGTACATGGCCAGGTGGGCACCTTTCTCGATACCGGCCGGGGAGTCGCAGACCACGAACTCGAAGTCTTCCTTGAGCTGCATCAGGACCTTTTCCACGCCTTCCTGGGTCAGCGCGTCTTTGTCGCGGGTCTGGCTGGCAGCCAATACATAGAGGTTCTCAAGGCGCTTGTCCTTGATCAGGGCCTGTTGCAGGTTCGCTTCGCCATTGACCACGTTGACGAAGTCATAGACCACGCGGCGCTCGCAACCCATGATCAGGTCGAGGTTACGCAGGCCGACGTCGAAGTCGACGATGACTGTTTTGTGGCCGCGCAAGGCGAGGCCGGTACCGATAGCGGCGCTGGTGGTGGTCTTACCCACACCACCCTTGCCGGATGTAACCACGAGAATCTTGGCCAAGGTGTTTCACCCCTAAGGAAAAAGGACTTTGTCAGCCCCTGAAAAACATCTCTGGAAACTGCTGCAATTGGACAGGCTTGGTTGGAATCGGGGATTGGGCGGGGTCTACCTCCGGTAAACGCTGCCTGATCCTTTTTCCTACGTCGTATAAGCCGTATTCGCTAGGTTTTAGAGATGCTTGGAAAATGCGGCAGTATCCGTTAAAGCCGAATGATGTTCAACACGTCGCCCGACAGGCTGACCTGGACGCCGGCCCCCCATAACGGGTCGCGCCGCAAATCCTCGGAAACCTTGTATTGCCCGGCGATGGAGACCAGTTCAGCGCTCAACTGCTGACAGAAGATCCTTGCCTTGGTGTCGCCCTTGACACCGGCCAGCGCACGGCCGCGCATCGGGCCGTATACATGGATGTTGCCATCGGCCAGAAGTTCCGCCCCCGGGCTGACCGAGGACACGACGACCAGATCGCCACCCTGGGCATAAATCTGCTGTCCGCCGCGCACCGGCGAGGTGATGACCCGGGTGGGCTTGATGGTGGGCTCGGGTGGTTTTTCCGGTTTTTTCGGTTCGGCCGGGCTCAGTTCCAGCACCCGTTCACGGGCGCCCGAGGGTGGCAGCACCGGAATATCCACGGCAATGGCGGCGGCGATGTCTTCGATACGGCTGGCGCGGATCGCCAGGGTGCGCAGGCCGTGCTGGCGGCAAACGCGCATCAGGCCTGGCAAATCCACCGAGCCTTCGCCGGCCGGCAGCTTGTCCAACGCCAGCACCAGCGGGGCATTGCTGAAAAAATTCGGGGCCTGGGCGACTTTTGCCGCCAACTGCCGGTCAAGACCTTCCAGGTCGTTACGGGCCAGTTCCAGCACCGTAATGGCGAGCATGCTGCCCTTCAGCTGGAACACGGGATCTTGGTCTAGCGGTTCGGTTTGGCTCATGGTCGGCGTACAACGACTTGTCACTAAAAGTGCCGAGACTTATAACGAGATCGCCCGTCAGCCGCAACCCGGGTCGAACAATGTAGAATGCGCGGCCCATGTCTTAATGGAAGCTGTAATGGATCGCCCGCGTTTTCGAGCTGCATTTTTTCATCCGCGTTTCTGGCTGCTGTGGTGCGGCCTGGGGCTGTTGTGGCTGATCGTTCAGTTGCCCTATCCGCTGCTGCTGCGGATCGGCCGTGCGCTGGGGGTGCTGATGTACCGGGTGGCCGGCGACCGGCGGCGCATCGCCAGTCGGAATCTGCAGCTGTGCTTCCCCGAGAAGTCCGCCGCCGAGCGCAAGCGTCTGCTCAAGGAAAACTTTGCCTCCACCGGTATCGCTTTCTTCGAAATGGCCATGAGCTGGTGGTGGTCGCGTCCGCGCTTGGCGAAGCTGGCCCATGTCGAAGGGCTGGAGCACCTCAAGCAGGCCCAGCGCGACGGCAGGGGCGTGATCCTCATGGCACTGCATTTCACCACGCTGGAAATCGGCGCGGCGCTGCTCGGCCAGCAGCACACCATCGACGGCATGTACCGCGAGCACAATAATCCGCTGTTCGACTATATCCAGCGCCGTGGACGCGAGCGGCACAACCTCGATTCCCTGGCGGTGGAACGCGATGACGTGCGTGGCATGCTCAAGTTGCTGCGCGCCGGTCGGGCGATCTGGTACGCGCCGGACCAGGACTACGGTGCCAAGCAGAGCGTGTTCGTGCCATTGTTTGGCATTCAGGCCGCAACGGTTACCGCAACCAGCAAGTTCGCCCGCCTGGGCAAGGCGCTGGTCGTGCCGTTCGTCCAGGAACGGCTGGCCGATGGCAGCGGCTATCGCCTGGTGATCCAGGCGCCGTTGGAAAACTTTCCCGGCGAGACCGATGAAGGCGACTGCATTCGGATCAATCAATGGGTCGAGCGCTCGGTGAGCGCCTGTCCCGAGCAATATCTCTGGGCCCATCGGCGTTTCAAGACCCGTCCACCGGGTGAGCCGAAGTTGTACGAAAAACGCGGTTGAGTATGTAGTCCAATTGACTGAGCACGGAGCATCGCGATGACCCCAGCTGAACCGGTGACAGGATTGATTCTTTCCGGCGGCGGGGCTCGGGCGGCGTATCAGGTGGGCGTATTGGCGGCCATCGCCGAGCTGTTGCCGGACGGGGCGCGAAACCCGTTTCCGGTGATCGTCGGCACGTCGGCTGGCGCCATCAACGCGGTCAGCCTGGCGAGTGGGGCGACCGATTTCAAGACCGCAATCGAGCGGCTGACGGCTTTCTGGCAGGCGGTGCGCAGCCATCAGGTGATGCGCAGCGACTGGCGCGGCGTGCTTGCCCAGGCGACGCGTTTCATCAGCCACAGCCTGCTGGGCCTGGGGGCCAAGTTGCCGGTGGCGCTGATCGACAGTTCGCCACTGCGCGAGTTGCTCCAGGCGCAATTCCACGCGTCGGGTATCGAGCAGGCGATTGCCGAGCACCAATTGCGGGCGGTGGCAGTCACCGCGTTCGGCTACGAGTCCGGACAGGCGGTAACGTTCTATCAAGGGCGCGGCACCATCGATGCCTGGTTGCGACATCGGCGCATCGGTGTGCCCGCGCAGTTGTCGGTCGAGCACTTGCTGGCCAGCTCGGCGATCCCCTTGTTATTCGCGCCGGTCAAGATCGGTCCCCAGTACTTCGGCGACGGTGCGGTGCGCCAATCGGCGCCGATCAGCCCAGCCTTGCACCTGGGGGCCAATCGTGTGCTGGTCATCGGTGTCAGTGGCAACCCCCGCGGTGCGGGTGGGCAAACGCCCCAGGAGCGCAGCTACACCGGTTTGCAACCGACGCTCGCGCAGATTGGCGGCCACATGCTCAACAGTACGTTCATCGACAGCCTGGAAAGCGACATCGAGTTGCTCGAGCGTCTTAACCAGTTCAGTTACCTGCTGCCCGACGATGTACCGGCCCATGCGCTCGGGGCGGCTGCGGTGGAAGTGTTGGTGATCTCACCGAGCCAGCCGATCGATGAAATCGCCGCCCGTCATCGCCAGGAACTGCCGCGCGCGTTGCGGGTGTTTTTGCGTGGGCCTGGAGCGACCAAGACCAGCGGTGCCGGCGTGTTGAGCTATCTGCTGTTCGAGGCGGGATACTGCGGTGAATTGATCGAGCTTGGGCGTCAGGATGCGCTGGCGCAGCGTGAGGCGTTGAGTCGGTTCTTGGGG
This genomic interval from Pseudomonas alvandae contains the following:
- a CDS encoding ABC transporter substrate-binding protein: MKQLFLASLLGSTIAMCTAAMAADTDLKTLEAAAKAEGAVNSVGMPDDWANWKGTWEDLAKNYGLKHIDTDMSSAQEIAKFAAEKDNASADIGDVGAAFGPIAVKQGVVQPYKPSTWEQVPDWAKDKDGNWALAYTGTIAFIVNKKLLHGSEVPTKWADLKSGKYKVSIGDVSTAAQAANGVLAAALANGGNEKNIEPALLMFADIAKQGRLSMANPTIATMEKGEVEVGVVWDFNGLSYKAKMANPDDYVVLIPSDGSVISGYTTIINKYAKHPNAAKLTREYIFSDAGQINLAKGNARPIRAEHLKLPEEVKAKLLPNEQYKGVTPIKDADAWEKTSKALPQKWNEEVIVEMK
- a CDS encoding UTRA domain-containing protein translates to MRVETTKAVTTIGQVLQEQLDHGLLAPGSKLPAERKLSELFGTTRITVREALLQLEAQGQIYREERRGWFVSPPRLAYNLMQRSHFHAMVAAQGRVPSTQVISARLQPASAAVCAWLQLPALSSVIQICRTRRIDERLVLYVEHYLNPAYFPGILDFDLNQSMTELYARHYDLHYGRVKFEIVPTSLQPEAAAALKVSVGSPGLRIARVNYDQHQRLIDCDLEFWRHDAIHVGVDVPEQPA
- a CDS encoding M18 family aminopeptidase, with translation MRAELNQGLIDFLKASPTPFHATASLAQRLEAAGYQRLDERETWATEANGRYYITRNDSSIIAFKLGRNSPLHDGIRLVGAHTDSPCLRVKPQPELQRHGFWQLGVEVYGGALLAPWFDRDLSLAGRVTFRRDGKVESQLIDFKAPIATIPNLAIHLNREANQGWAINAQNELPPILAQFAGDERVDFRAVLTDQLAREHGLNADVVLDYELSFYDTQSAAIVGLHGDFIAGARLDNLLSCYAGLQALLTADTEETCVLVCNDHEEVGSTSACGADGPMLEQTLRRLLPEGEEFVRAIQKSLLVSADNAHGVHPNYADKHDANHGPKLNAGPVIKVNSNQRYATNSETAGFFRHLCMAEEVPVQSFVVRSDMGCGSTIGPITASQLGVRTVDIGLPTFAMHSIRELCGSHDLAHLVKVLSAFYASRELP
- a CDS encoding RluA family pseudouridine synthase — translated: MPLSNIRIIHQDAAVLVVDKPTLLLSVPGRADDNKDCLITRLQENGYPEARIVHRLDWETSGIILLARDPDTHRELSRQFHDRETEKAYTALCWGQPELDSGSIDLPLRYDPPTKPRHVVDHEQGKHALTFWRVLERCGDWCRVELTPITGRSHQLRVHMLSIGHPLLGDGLYAHPQALAAWPRLCLHASMLSFTHPQSGERLRFECPAPF
- the minE gene encoding cell division topological specificity factor MinE, translating into MNLFDFFRANKKPSTASVAKERLQIIVAHERGQRSTPDYLPALQKELVEVIRKYVNIGSDDVHVALESQGSCSILELNITLPDR
- the minD gene encoding septum site-determining protein MinD; its protein translation is MAKILVVTSGKGGVGKTTTSAAIGTGLALRGHKTVIVDFDVGLRNLDLIMGCERRVVYDFVNVVNGEANLQQALIKDKRLENLYVLAASQTRDKDALTQEGVEKVLMQLKEDFEFVVCDSPAGIEKGAHLAMYFADEAIVVTNPEVSSVRDSDRMLGLLASKSRRAEQGEEPIKEHLLLTRYNPQRVSDGEMLGVEDVKEILAVTLLGVIPESQAVLKASNSGVPVILDDQSDAGQAYSDAVDRLLGKTVEHRFLDVTKKGFFERLFGGR
- the minC gene encoding septum site-determining protein MinC, which codes for MSQTEPLDQDPVFQLKGSMLAITVLELARNDLEGLDRQLAAKVAQAPNFFSNAPLVLALDKLPAGEGSVDLPGLMRVCRQHGLRTLAIRASRIEDIAAAIAVDIPVLPPSGARERVLELSPAEPKKPEKPPEPTIKPTRVITSPVRGGQQIYAQGGDLVVVSSVSPGAELLADGNIHVYGPMRGRALAGVKGDTKARIFCQQLSAELVSIAGQYKVSEDLRRDPLWGAGVQVSLSGDVLNIIRL
- a CDS encoding lipid A biosynthesis lauroyl acyltransferase; protein product: MDRPRFRAAFFHPRFWLLWCGLGLLWLIVQLPYPLLLRIGRALGVLMYRVAGDRRRIASRNLQLCFPEKSAAERKRLLKENFASTGIAFFEMAMSWWWSRPRLAKLAHVEGLEHLKQAQRDGRGVILMALHFTTLEIGAALLGQQHTIDGMYREHNNPLFDYIQRRGRERHNLDSLAVERDDVRGMLKLLRAGRAIWYAPDQDYGAKQSVFVPLFGIQAATVTATSKFARLGKALVVPFVQERLADGSGYRLVIQAPLENFPGETDEGDCIRINQWVERSVSACPEQYLWAHRRFKTRPPGEPKLYEKRG
- a CDS encoding patatin-like phospholipase family protein encodes the protein MTPAEPVTGLILSGGGARAAYQVGVLAAIAELLPDGARNPFPVIVGTSAGAINAVSLASGATDFKTAIERLTAFWQAVRSHQVMRSDWRGVLAQATRFISHSLLGLGAKLPVALIDSSPLRELLQAQFHASGIEQAIAEHQLRAVAVTAFGYESGQAVTFYQGRGTIDAWLRHRRIGVPAQLSVEHLLASSAIPLLFAPVKIGPQYFGDGAVRQSAPISPALHLGANRVLVIGVSGNPRGAGGQTPQERSYTGLQPTLAQIGGHMLNSTFIDSLESDIELLERLNQFSYLLPDDVPAHALGAAAVEVLVISPSQPIDEIAARHRQELPRALRVFLRGPGATKTSGAGVLSYLLFEAGYCGELIELGRQDALAQREALSRFLGLS